The following DNA comes from Apus apus isolate bApuApu2 chromosome 24, bApuApu2.pri.cur, whole genome shotgun sequence.
GCAGGTTGCGGGGCCGGTTGCGGGGCAGCTCGCGGGGCCGGTTGCGGGGCAGGTTGCGGGGCAGGTTGCGGGGCAGGTTGCGGGGCCGGTTGCGGGGCAGGTCGCGGGGCCGCTCGCACTCACCGGAACGCCCGCAGGAGGAAGTAGAGCCCGGCCAGCACCGACAGGGCGCTCAGCACGTACACCGCCCGCTTCAGCACCGGCAGCCCCGAGCCCGACGGCCGCTGCGATCCCGGCGGCGGCTCCGTCCGCGTCCCGTTCCCCGCGGCCGCCCGGGCAGGCTCCGAGCCGTTGCGCGGGCtcggggcggcgggggaggcggGGGAGGC
Coding sequences within:
- the FAM174C gene encoding protein FAM174C isoform X3, which gives rise to MLRPRPLGLLLLLLLLPLLPRGGRAASPASPAAPSPRNGSEPARAAAGNGTRTEPPPGSQRPSGSGLPVLKRAVYVLSALSVLAGLYFLLRAFRLKKPQRRKYGLLSSHDESIEMGSLDSDEDTVFESRNLRR